A genome region from Setaria italica strain Yugu1 chromosome III, Setaria_italica_v2.0, whole genome shotgun sequence includes the following:
- the LOC101777674 gene encoding probable protein phosphatase 2C 52, producing MVYDGAVKDQESAANTASASAAVSEASGDSPAASEAAAVSARPSARLPHDKRLGVRHPLKHRRFRAGGKMMVEPGGVPPAQAVAEGEEEEEASEVEEEEEASSTETDMQAADVEVSSAPAAGVQAMEVEGGEMEASPEPAVAVGVTELEAQPDEEDEVSSIAMAQGERKQEAAPATSAVLAVEAPKEKDQDKEREEKEKRDKERERQKERERVDEVGYMSGGWKSVDGSLNCGYSSFRGKRASMEDFYDIKSSKIDDKQISLFGIFDGHGGSRAAEYLKEHLFDNLMKHPEFMTDTKLAISETYRRTDSEFLDAERNSHRDDGSTASTAVLVGDHLYVANVGDSRAVISKAGKAIALSEDHKPNRSDERKRIESAGGIVMWAGTWRVGGVLAMSRAFGNRLLKQFVIAEPEIQEQEIDDELEFLIIASDGLWDVVPNEDAVALVKMEEEPEAAARKLTETAFSRGSGDNITCIVVKFQHDKPGGGSPSPSGDKS from the exons ATGGTTTACGATGGCGCCGTGAAGGACCAGGAGAGCGCGGCGAACACAGcgtcggcatcggcggcggtgTCCGAGGCATCGGGGGATTCGCCCGCagcgtcggaggcggcggcggtgagcgcGAGGCCATCGGCGAGGCTGCCGCACGACAAGAGGCTCGGCGTGCGGCACCCCTTGAAGCACCGCCGGTTTCGTGCCGGGGGGAAGATGATGGTGGAGCCAGGAGGGGTGCCGCCCGCTCAGGCCGTggcggaaggggaggaggaagaggaagccaGCGAggtggaagaggaagaggaggcctCGTCCACGGAGACGGATATGCAGGCTGCCGATGTTGAGGTGTCATCCGCGCCGGCAGCAGGGGTACAAgcgatggaggtggaggggggCGAAATGGAGGCGTCACCTGAGCCAGCAGTGGCTGTAGGGGTCACAGAGTTGGAGGCCCAGCCAGAcgaggaggatgaagtttcGTCCATCGCGATGGCACAGGGTGAGAGGAAGCAGGAGGCCGCACCTGCAACTTCTGCCGTACTAGCTGTGGAGGCGCCCAAGGAGAAGGATCAGGataaggagagggaggagaaggagaagagggacaaggagagggaaaggcagaaggagagggagagggtggatGAGGTTGGCTACATGAGTGGAGGATGGAAGAG TGTTGATGGAAGTCTGAATTGTGGGTATTCAAGTTTTAGAGGAAAAAGGGCAAGCATGGAAGATTTCTATGATATAAAATCATCAAAAATTGATGATAAACAAATAAGTCTCTTCGGAATTTTTGACG GTCATGGCGGTTCACGTGCTGCTGAATATTTGAAGGAGCACTTGTTTGACAACCTCATGAAACATCCGGAGTTCATGACAGATACAAAATTAGCTATAA GTGAAACATATAGAAGAACCGATTCAGAGTTCTTGGATGCTGAAAGGAACTCTCATAGAGATGACGGGTCAACTGCATCGACAGCAGTGTTGGTTGGTGACCATCTTTATGTGGCAAATGTTGGAGACTCCAGGGCTGTTATATCAAAGGCTGGCAAAG CTATTGCGTTATCTGAAGATCACAAGCCGAACAGAAGTGATGAGAGGAAACGAATTGAGAGTGCTGGTGGGATAGTTATGTGGGCTG GAACATGGAGGGTAGGTGGTGTACTTGCGATGTCGCGAGCATTTGGCAACCGTCTGCTAAAGCAATTTGTTATTGCAGAACCTGAGATTCAG GAACAAGAAATAGATGATGAATTGGAGTTTCTGATTATAGCTAGTGATGGGCTGTGGGATGTGGTTCCAAATGAG GATGCCGTTGCACTTGTGAAGATGGAGGAGGAACCTGAGGCAGCAGCCCGGAAGCTGACAGAAACTGCATTCTCCCGCGGTAGCGGCGATAACATCACGTGCATAGTGGTGAAATTCCAGCACGACAAGCCGGGTGGCGGATCTCCCTCGCCTTCAGGCGACAAGAGTTGA
- the LOC101778891 gene encoding probable polygalacturonase produces MPTPPRSLLAAAVVLMLLLLLSPAGAQETCSGIAPAPRRRGAWMSVASFGGRGDGQTLNTAAFARAVARIESRRGARGGTLLYVPPGVWLTGPFNLTSHMTLFLARGAVIRATQDTSSWPLVDPLPSYGRGRELPGGRYMSLIHGNGLQDVFITGENGTIDGQGSVWWDMWKKRTLPFTRPHLLELMYSTDVIVSNVVFQDSPFWNIHPVYCSNVVIANVTVLAPHDSPNTDGIDLDSCNNVCIEDSYISAGDDLISIKSGWDEYGIAFGRPSSGITIRRITGSGPFAGFAVGSETSGGVENVLVEHLNLFSMGVGIHIKTNSGRGGFIRNITVSEVTLNGARYGLRIAGDVGGHPDTSYNPNVLPVVHSVTIKNVWGQNIRQAGLIRGIRNSVFSRICLSNVKLYGSASIGPWKCRDVSGGALDVQPSPCTELASTSETGFCTT; encoded by the exons ATGCCGACGCCACCGCGGAGCCtgctcgcggcggcggtggtgctgatgctgctcctgctgctgtcGCCGGCCGGGGCGCAGGAGACGTGCTCGGGGATCGCGccggccccgcggcggcgcggggcgtggATGTCCGTGGCGAGCTTCGGCGGCCGCGGGGACGGGCAGACGCTCAATACGGCGGCGTTCGCGCGCGCTGTGGCGCGCATCGAaagccgccgcggcgcgcggggcggcACGCTGCTGTACGTGCCGCCCGGGGTGTGGCTCACGGGGCCTTTCAACCTCACCTCGCACATGACGCTCTTCCTCGCCCGCGGAGCCGTCATCCGCGCCACCCAG GACACGTCTAGCTGGCCGCTGGTCGACCCGTTGCCGTCGTACGGAAGAGGGCGCGAGCTGCCTGGTGGGAGATACATGAGCTTAATCCACGGCAATGGCCTCCAAGACGTCTTCATCACAG GTGAGAATGGCACCATTGATGGGCAAGGCAGCGTGTGGTGGGATATGTGGAAGAAGCGCACGCTGCCCTTCACAAGGCCGCACCTGCTGGAGCTCATGTACTCCACCGATGTGATCGTCTCCAATGTCGTCTTCCAGGATTCGCCGTTCTGGAACATCCACCCGGTTTACTGCAG CAATGTAGTAATAGCAAACGTGACTGTGTTGGCACCGCACGACTCCCCAAACACTGATGGAATCGATCTAG ATTCATGCAACAATGTCTGCATCGAGGACTCCTATATTTCTGCAGGAGATGACTTGATTTCCATCAAGAGTGGCTGGGATGAGTATGGCATTGCTTTTGGTCGTCCAAGCTCTGGCATCACCATCCGGAGGATAACAGGGTCCGGCCCCTTCGCTGGCTTTGCAGTTGGAAGCGAAACCTCTGGGGGCGTGGAGAACGTCCTTGTTGAGCACCTGAATTTGTTCAGCATGGGCGTTGGGATCCATATCAAGACCAACTCAGGAAGGGGAGGATTCATCCGGAACATCACCGTCTCTGAAGTGACCCTGAATGGAGCTCGATACGGTTTGAGGATTGCTGGTGACGTTGGTGGCCACCCTGATACATCCTACAACCCGAATGTGCTTCCTGTTGTCCACAGTGTGACGATTAAGAATGTTTGGGGTCAGAACATACGGCAAGCTGGGCTGATAAGGGGCATCAGGAACTCAGTTTTCAGTCGCATATGCCTCTCAAATGTAAAGCTCTATGGCAGTGCATCTATCGGGCCATGGAAATGCCGAGATGTCAGTGGTGGTGCACTTGATGTGCAACCATCGCCATGTACAGAGCTAGCTAGTACATCTGAGACAGGTTTCTGTACAACTTAG